AGAGCTTGATTTCCACGTCGACGCCGCTGGGCAGGTCCAGCTTCATGAGGGCGTCGACCGTTTGCGGCGTCGGGTCCAGGATGTCGAGCAGGCGCTTGTGGGTCCGCATCTCGAACTGCTCCCTGGATGTCTTGTCCACGTGGGGCGAGCGCAGCACCGTCCAGCGATTGATCATGGTCGGCAGCAGCACGGGGCCGGTGACGCGGGCGCCCGTGCGGCGCACGGTCTCCACGATCTCCTTCATCGAGCGGTCCAGGAGATTGTGGTCGTACGCCTTGAGCCGGATGCGGATCTTC
This sequence is a window from Candidatus Rokuibacteriota bacterium. Protein-coding genes within it:
- the rpsJ gene encoding 30S ribosomal protein S10, translating into MVTVSADQKIRIRLKAYDHNLLDRSMKEIVETVRRTGARVTGPVLLPTMINRWTVLRSPHVDKTSREQFEMRTHKRLLDILDPTPQTVDALMKLDLPSGVDVEIKL